One window of Methylococcus sp. EFPC2 genomic DNA carries:
- a CDS encoding YggT family protein: protein MNAAYLASPAIFLVDTLFGLYLFALMLRFLLQWVEADFYNPISQFLVKLTHPPLRLLRRFIPSIGRIDTAAIVLMLGLQILAGYLLFLLQGISTSAPALVVWSVEQLLEMLIDIFFFAIIIRALLSWFGNLSYNPAANLLFDLTEPLLRSCRRLLPPFGGVDLTPLVALVAIQLIKMLAFPPLQQLAAALN from the coding sequence ATGAATGCCGCGTACCTGGCCAGCCCGGCCATATTCCTGGTCGATACCTTATTCGGCCTCTACCTGTTCGCCTTGATGCTGCGCTTCCTCTTGCAGTGGGTCGAAGCGGATTTTTACAACCCGATCTCCCAGTTTCTGGTCAAGCTGACGCATCCGCCCTTGCGACTGTTGCGCCGTTTCATTCCTTCGATCGGGCGCATCGATACGGCGGCCATCGTGTTGATGCTGGGCCTGCAAATACTGGCCGGCTACCTGTTATTCCTGCTGCAGGGAATTTCGACGAGTGCCCCGGCGCTGGTCGTATGGTCAGTCGAGCAACTGCTGGAAATGCTGATCGATATCTTCTTTTTCGCCATCATCATTCGCGCCTTGCTGAGCTGGTTCGGCAACCTTTCCTACAATCCCGCGGCCAACCTTCTGTTCGATCTCACCGAGCCCTTGTTGCGCAGTTGCCGGCGTCTTTTGCCGCCCTTCGGTGGCGTCGACCTTACACCGCTGGTCGCATTGGTCGCCATACAATTGATCAAAATGCTGGCCTTCCCGCCCCTGCAGCAACTCGCCGCGGCCTTGAACTAA